In the genome of Calothrix sp. PCC 6303, the window CTCTAGTACCGTCATTATCTTCCTAGAGAAAAGAGGTTTACAACCCAAGAGCCTTCCTCCCTCACGCGGTATTGCTCCGTCAGGCTTTCGCCCATTGCGGAAAATTCCCCACTGCTGCCTCCCGTAGGAGTCTGGACCGTGTCTCAGTTCCAGTGTGGCTGATCGTCCTCTCAGACCAGCTACAGATCGTCGCCTAGGTGCGCTCTTACCACACCTACTAGCTAATCTGACGCAAGCTCTTCTCTAGGCAGCAAGCCTTTTACCTCCCGGCACATCCAGTATTAGCCACCGTTTCCAATGGTTGTCCTAGACCTAGAGCTAGATTCTCACGCGTTACTCACCCGTCCGCCACTAACACCCTAAAGTGCCCGTTCGACTTGCATGTGTTAAGCATACCGCCAGCGTTCATCCTGAGCCAGGATCAAACTCTCCGTTTTGTTCAAAACAAAATCAAATTCGTTTGTTTAGCTCTTCTGAAATTCTTTTTCTTCTTTCAAAGCTTCTGAATCTCTCGTCCTCAAGGCTTTGCCTTTTGACTTCTCATTATCTTTTTGACGAGGATTTGTCTTTTCTTTTCAAGCTATTACTTTTTCTCGGTTCGGTTGGCGCTCGGCAGTTGCGTTTGCCGTTTCGCACCTATCTAACTTAGCCTATGCCTATTTCCTTGTCAACCCCTTTTTTTACTTTTTTTCTCCCAATCCCCTAATTCTTTTGATATCAAGGCTTGAGGTGATGTCAGACTAGTAGTCGTAGAAGTTATGGAGGTTGATTTTTTATGATGGGGTTTTTTGCATATCAGGTCGTTCTTCCGGCAAAATTGCATTTTCCACAGGACAAACCTGTAAACAAATGCCGCAGTCTATACAAGTGGAGAAGTCAATCCAATACCAGTCGGTTCCTTTGGTGTTTTTTCCTGGTCCGTCATGAATACAAGCTACTGGGCAAGCATCTACGCAATCTGCAATTCCTTCACAGATATTTGTCACAATTGTGTGTGGCATGTTTTCAATTTCCTGTTTGCTAGACGATTATTTTGAGTGGAAAACCCTAATGAAGAGGGTTTGATGTTGATTGAACATCTCCAGAAATTAGTTATGCTTTGCCCGAAAGTATTGATAGGGTGTTAGTTTGCTAGTTATATAGGGCTTGCTGAATAACTATAAAACATTTATGTATCAACACTTTCGGGATTTTTTCTCGGTGGACAGTGCAAGGAAATAAGGGTTTGAGATTTAAAAAGCTTGCATTCAGATTGATTAGAGTATAAAAGAACGGAAAAAATAAGGGTAAAACTGTTGCCTGTTAAGAGTTCCCTGCCCTCACTAGAAGATTTTTACAGCTAACGCTGCGCGAACAGCAAGCCCTACATAAGCCACTGTGTTGTAAGACAATACACGTAAGCGACCTGTCTACTCGGAAAGTGAGTACTGCTATTTCCCCTTTGATAGTTTTTCGAGAGGTTTGAGTTTTATTGATTCAGGATAGAGATTCAATTCTGGGAGTCCCATCAGACTGAATCCAAGCAATCTGGCTGATATTGCGATCGCGTGCATATTTCCGAATATCTACTTCGTCTTTTTCTCCCAAATCTATTTCAACGCGAACTAGATGGGTCGAGTCGCGTAATTTGGCACTGTAGGCAAAGGCAGCAGCATATACTTGGGTATTTTCTGGAACTACTAACCAGTTGGTAGCGGGTGTTACCTGTGGTAGTTGGGATGATGTTGATATTACTTGATATAAATCGTCGATTAAAAAGACAAATCCAATACCAGTAATGTTTTCTGATTGGGGATGATAGAGTGATAAAAGCTTGTCATATCTACCTCCACGCCCAATTACTCGTGTTTTACCTTCTGTTGTATTTACAACTTCAAAGACTATACCCGTATAGTAATCGATAGTTTGAATTAGGCTCAGATCGAGAATAATCGGGATGTTTTCGCCTGATGCGAGTAATTCCACTAAAGACTTTAAATTTTCAACAGCTTTATGCTGAGATGAATCGAGATTAAGCTGTTGAAGTTTTTGCAGCACTTGCTGAGGCTCTCCACGTAAATCCATTAGGATTTGCGCTCGTTGTCGTAGCTCGTTATTTAGCGCTAGATTATCTAGCGCAATACGGTCTAGGTGAGCGATCGCATTCAGGACTTGAGACCGTAAATTACTAGGGAAAGCTTCTAAAAGGGATCGCGTAATTCCAGCTTCACCTAAAATTAATTGCCAATCATTTAAGCCAACATTTTTTAAACAATCTGCGACTAAGTGTAAAATTTCGGCGTTACCTAGTAAACCGCCACCACCAAGTAACTCTACACCTGATTGGTAAAATTCTTGCTGACGGTTGTGTTTTGATTCACGGGTTCGCTTAAATACATTAGCGTTGTAGTATAAGCGATGAGGGTAGTTAGCACTTGGCATCCGCGTTACAGCCGCACGAGCGATGGAAGCGGTCAGTTCAGGACGTAAACCTAACTCTTCGTCTTCAGAATTTTGTAATTGAATGACTGTACGGCTTTGAATTGCGCCCCCTGCCATCAGCGTATCCATCCGCTCTAAAGTAGAGGTGATAATTCGGTGATAACCCCAACGGTGAAATACTTGCTGTAACTTGTCTTCAATCCAGCTTTTTTGAGCTACATCGAGCGGTAGCAAATCGCGTGCTCCCGCTGCTGGTTGGTAAACCATAAATTATTTTTTCTTTCCACCAAACAAACCGCCAAACAAACCGCCACCCTCGGACTTATCTGGTTGTTTTGCCACAGGAGTTGCCGAAGCGGTTTGCTTGGAAACACCAGGCTTATTTCCCAGAACATGTTCGATTTTACGTTTCCCTTCTGATGCAGTTTGATCATTGGGGTCTAACTGTAGGGCGCGATCAAAATGTACTTTTGCCATTGTCACTTGATTTTGCTTCAAATAGACCACTCCGATCAAGGTATGACAGCGACTATTATTAGGAGAAAGCTTAATTGCATCCTGTAATTCAATACGTGCTTGTACTAATTGATTCTTTGTCATCAATTCTTGGGCGCGACGTAGATATTGGGATACTACTGACTCTTCATGGGTTTCGGGAACTGGTGGAGGCGTAGCTTGTGTATTTGCACTTGTATTTTGAGTATTAGATTTTGTCAGTTGAGAGTCTGCAAATTTTTTTCCCGCAGTTCGCATTAAATACACTAAATTTAACTCACTGACATGGGCAATAATTGGGATGGCTTTGGATAAGTTGTCATACTGGGTTTGGGCAACTTTAGCGATCGCGCTCTTATATAGAAGTTCAACATTGGGTGCAGCAGCTAGTTGCCTTGCAGCTTCGGTGTTTAATTCAATGGAAGCTGATTCTTGCACTAGGCGTTTACCCATCTGTGCCAAAACAATATTATATTCAGATCGAATTCGTTCTTGGGAAAGCTTTTCATAAGCGGGATTCACTAACTTAGAAAGTAAATCGCTTGCCAATTGTTTTTCCTGTGCATCAGCAGATATCTGGCTATCTGGATGCAAACGTCGCGCAATTTTGAGATACCGTTTACGAAGCTCTTTCGGATCTATATCCACGGGAACACACAAAATTGCGTGATAATCTATGAAATCATATTTAAATAGTCCGCGATCTATTTTTAAAGACATATAACGACATAAAGAAAAAAGTATCCATTAATCTTTCTAGTTTACTTCCCTTCTTTAAAATAGCTATAAGTTTAACTACCAGTATTTATCCGTACTGTCAGTGGTGTAACCTTGATTAGCTCTTGGCTCAAGGAATCGTGAATGTAGCCATTGGTAGCTAAAATTCGCCCAGATGTCATTTGAAAATCACTACCATCGTAAGCTGTAACTCTTCCTCCAGCTTCTCTAGCGATAACAATACCTGCCGCCATATCCCAAGGAGAAAGACCTCGTTCCCAGTAACCATCGATACGACCACAGGCGACATAAGCTAAATCGAGAGCAGCGGAACCACTACGGCGTACACCTTGAGTTATGTGTGTGAGATGACAAAATTCCCCATAGTTATTATCAGTGGTTTCACGTCTATCGTAGGCAAAACCAGTTATCAGTAGACTTTGATCTAACTGTGATGTTCGAGAAACTTGGATGGATTGCTGATTTCGCTTTGCTCCTAAACCTGTCGCTGCTTGGAATAATTCATTTTGGCAAGGGTTGTAAATGACTCCAACTTGGGGGACACCATCAATTAATAAACCAATGGAAACAGCAAAAACTGGGTATTGGTGAGCAAAATTTGTCGTTCCATCCAAAGGATCAATTGCCCAAAGGTATTTACTGGTTTGATTACCCAAA includes:
- a CDS encoding J domain-containing protein; protein product: MSLKIDRGLFKYDFIDYHAILCVPVDIDPKELRKRYLKIARRLHPDSQISADAQEKQLASDLLSKLVNPAYEKLSQERIRSEYNIVLAQMGKRLVQESASIELNTEAARQLAAAPNVELLYKSAIAKVAQTQYDNLSKAIPIIAHVSELNLVYLMRTAGKKFADSQLTKSNTQNTSANTQATPPPVPETHEESVVSQYLRRAQELMTKNQLVQARIELQDAIKLSPNNSRCHTLIGVVYLKQNQVTMAKVHFDRALQLDPNDQTASEGKRKIEHVLGNKPGVSKQTASATPVAKQPDKSEGGGLFGGLFGGKKK
- a CDS encoding ATP phosphoribosyltransferase regulatory subunit yields the protein MVYQPAAGARDLLPLDVAQKSWIEDKLQQVFHRWGYHRIITSTLERMDTLMAGGAIQSRTVIQLQNSEDEELGLRPELTASIARAAVTRMPSANYPHRLYYNANVFKRTRESKHNRQQEFYQSGVELLGGGGLLGNAEILHLVADCLKNVGLNDWQLILGEAGITRSLLEAFPSNLRSQVLNAIAHLDRIALDNLALNNELRQRAQILMDLRGEPQQVLQKLQQLNLDSSQHKAVENLKSLVELLASGENIPIILDLSLIQTIDYYTGIVFEVVNTTEGKTRVIGRGGRYDKLLSLYHPQSENITGIGFVFLIDDLYQVISTSSQLPQVTPATNWLVVPENTQVYAAAFAYSAKLRDSTHLVRVEIDLGEKDEVDIRKYARDRNISQIAWIQSDGTPRIESLS
- a CDS encoding inositol monophosphatase family protein, which produces MSDLQNFLDIATAAALAGGEILQSYLGKVENAIAQKDRPGDLVTIADKAAEAVILDHFQRHLPEHAILAEESGALGNQTSKYLWAIDPLDGTTNFAHQYPVFAVSIGLLIDGVPQVGVIYNPCQNELFQAATGLGAKRNQQSIQVSRTSQLDQSLLITGFAYDRRETTDNNYGEFCHLTHITQGVRRSGSAALDLAYVACGRIDGYWERGLSPWDMAAGIVIAREAGGRVTAYDGSDFQMTSGRILATNGYIHDSLSQELIKVTPLTVRINTGS
- a CDS encoding indolepyruvate ferredoxin oxidoreductase subunit alpha, with the protein product MPHTIVTNICEGIADCVDACPVACIHDGPGKNTKGTDWYWIDFSTCIDCGICLQVCPVENAILPEERPDMQKTPS